The DNA sequence AAACCGAGAAAAGAGTCTGAGGTAAGAAATGGTATATAGGAACCGTGAATAAGTAGATTTAGGAACCGTATAATGAATCAGTGAGTGGAGAGAACAGTAAAGATTCTTgaccgatagggagaggaACGAGACTATAGGCAGAGATGGAGTGTACGTTTTGATTGATAATTCACTATAAGCTTGCCTTAACACAGAACGGAGATTGTCTCATCGAAAGAAGGATTAATGCATCGAATCCTGACTCGATatgatttagattttaaaagattttattgtattttttaagttttagatAATTGtctttaaattataagttacaATTAGTTAAGGGTCATTATGGTATTGATGATCATCAAAGCTACCACCTTTTAACCATAggttattataaattttattttattcatgttATTGTTTTATATCACATTTTTGCTAAATTTTTAGTCCgtaaattcttgtgtttaaaACTTACATCACATAGTCATTTAAGTGGTATTAATCAAACCTCTTatagagtgattcgaatcacgagttttttttactcttgatcttgatcatcaaaaTAATCCGTTCCAAAACTTTTCGTTGGAttgattccatatcatttgATATCAGTTTTTTAGGCTCAAggtcggatatatgtttccttgcGTCTATTTCCTTATGTCTGTAACAGATATTAGTGATGTGTTATAAACGGTTAATGTTTgatacttaaattttaaaataaaatttgtttttttaaaaataaataaatgagtaataattaagaaaaatgaaaaaaagaaagtggcAAAATTACCAAATCacccttaaaaaaaaccaatttcTCGTTTGGGCCCTCCAATTATTGAGTTTGACTTTTACTAAATCTCTTCGATTCAGCGAATTCCGTAAATAtcatcttttatatattttatttatttatttatttcgcTTCAACAAATTCACATTACAGCTGTCAATGAACGTGGGATGAATCATCTTCATTTATATCTCCACCAACCagtaatttttcttaatatttaccatttttttaaaaaaattactccataattaattgaaaataataaatatactttGATAGAATGTTTGccttaatatttcattattttaaaaatatttaaaattaaataccaaaattaaaatattattaatttttttttagtttttataacaAAGTTACAAAATATTCTCTCCTTTTTCATGTTTAAAGCTTAAAATACAAACAAAccacaaaacttttttaaaaccatCAAACTAGGGCTAAATTAGTAAAAACACATTCAAACTTACCTGAACTGTTCTAGTGATTTTATGatagcttccccaaaagacttcatatcaatgaagatgtattcctttagTTATAAACTATGGATCATTcgctaaattaaccaatgtgggagctgttggatgatggaagtcccacctCGGCtagtttagggaatgatcatgggtttataagtgaagaaTACTAATTCCATCGgaatgaagccttttggggaagcccaaagcaaagccacgagagcttatgctcaaagtggacaatatcataccattgtggagagtcgtgttcgtctaccatggtatcagagtcatgccctaaacttagtcatgtcaatagattggtaaattctcaaatatcgaacaaagaactccaaaagaaaaggggccatggtaaatcctcaaatatcgaacaaagaactccaaaagaaaatgggtcatcgtaaatcctcaaatatcgaacaaagaactccaaaagaaaaggggtcAACCCTCCTCGAAGGcggtaaaaaatgactaagactccaaaggagtcgagtctcgattaaggggaggcgcactttgttcaagggggaggtgttggatgatggaagttcCCACATCGGGtggcccaaagcaaagccatgagagcttatgctcaaagtagacaatatcatagtattgtggagagtcgtgttcgtctaacaggaCCCACCCAACggaaatttatgtttatttttattaatttagctgcTATAGTTATCCTACGAACAAAAAGTTCCCAAATATAtatgctctctctctctctNtttttttttttttttttttttttttttttttttttttttttttttttttttagttttttaattctgTCTCATGTGAACACAAACTGATATAAAACAGAGGGGTTTGAGAGCCATTGGAGACAAGAGAAGAGGAACAAAGAACAGAGAGGGAAAGATGGGTGTGGTTGAAGAGTACTTGCCAGCCATAGCCATGTTGGGGCTCCAAGCAATTTACGCCATTGTCACACTCATCTCCAGGGCTGCCCTGTTGGAGGGCATGAGTCCTAGAGTGTTCATCGTGTACAGGCAGGCCTTTGCCACTCTCTCCATAGCACCTGTTGCTTACTTCTCCAGCTCCAAATCCATGAAGCTTTCTTTGGATTTCAAGAGCTTTTATCTCATCTTCCTTGCTGCTCTTGCTGGGTACCCTTTACAATACTCTCTTCACAAATCACtaattttcttgatttaaTTCTTGATCTTGCAATTGACCTCTAGCTCCGGACTTGAACAGGACGACGATCAATCTCAATTTTTTCTACGAGGGGCTTTTCTTAGCTAGCTCGTCGTTGGCTACCGCGATGGAGAATCTAATTCCCGCAATGACGTTTCTCATAGCCGCGATGGTCGGGTGAGTTAATTGTAGAATTATGTTAAGAATCATGAAtctccacgatggtatgatattgtccactttgagcttaaGCTCTCAGAGTTctgttttgggttttcccaaaaaagactcgtaccaatggagatgtgtttttttacttataaacccatgattattttctaaattagctaaCGTGAACGAACGATTCTTAAAATTTGCAGTATGGAGAGtgtgaagatgaaaaatttGAGGAGCATGGCTAAGATTGGAGGGACAGTGGTTTGTATGGGAGGGGCTATGTTCATGGCCTTTCTAAGGGGACCAAAGCTGCTGAATGCCACACAAGGGTTTGGAGTGAAATCTGCAATATTTGATGTGGAAAGTGGGAGCCATGAGGCTTGGTTGTTGGGGTCACTGAGTCTGCTTGGGAGCTGTGTCTGTTGGTCAATTTGGTTGATATTGCAGGTGCCGGCAATGGAAAGCTATCCTGACAAGCTATCTTTATCAGCATggacatgttttttttcacTCATACAATCAGTGGCTTTCACATTATGGGTAGAGGGAGCCAATGTAGAAACGTGGAAGATTCATTCAAATACTGAACTTATTTGTTACCTCTTCTCAGTAAGtaattttttacaatttacCAATTTTAGAGGTAATTTTGAGATCTAATTGTGTTTGGTTATTAGGGGATTTTTGGGTCAGGAGTTGCTTACTATCTTCAAGCTTGGGGTATTTCAAAGAGGGGACCTGTGTTCTCTGCCGTGTTCATCCCGTTTTGCACCATTATTACTACTGTTTTGGCAGCTATATTTCTTCATGAGGAGATTTACAGTGGAAGGTAAAATTATGAATTGTTTCGCATTTAAGATCATAATTGcgtttttttgaaataaatgggTTCCCcgcttttctttttgggttttctctcaaggctttaaaatgcatagGGGAAGGTTtacacgcccttataaaggggtttcgttctcctccccaactaatgtgggactatcacaatccatcccctttgaggtcactcttttctttcttccattgATATGGGACCCCGCTAAATCCATACTCtttggggtccaacgtccttactagcacaccgtctcATGTCTAACCCCAtttggggaacagcctcctcgctggcacagtCCGTTGTTTAGTAGATAATGTTCTCTTTGGGATTCCTGGGAAAGGGGAATATTTCCACCCCTTTTGAAGGGTGTtgcgttctcctccccaacaaaTGTGGGACTCTCACAATCCAGCCCCTTTGgggtctagcgtcctcactggcacaccgtctcgtgtctacacCCGTCAGAGAACAGCCTCCTCTAGTACCATTTTTAACGccccaggcccaccgctagcaaattcTGTCCtgtttcccttttgggttttcccttaaGGCTTAAAAACGTCTTtcctagggaaaggtttctagttctcctcccaaccaacgTCGGACTCTCACAATAAACGAGGGATACAAATCATGAGAGCTTGTGTTCAatttcattaagaaaaaaaaaagttttttttgttgggtttatGTCACATATGAGTAAAACAATAGTATAAGAATGAACTGATACTACATTTTACATTGGATGatcttctaattttcttttcggtTCGTAAAAATTTCAGCTTGTTGGGGGGCGTGGTGGTAATTATCGGATTGTACGTATTTCTTTGGGGAAAAGCCAATGAAGGtgtgaaagaagaagacaaagaaaggagtagaattgaaaaacaagagGATTGTGAATCAAATTCAGTGGACAAGAACAGTTACAAAATTGATATGGAAGAACCTCTATTGAAGGGATGTACAGATCATATTGACAACTAGACACAAAGGGATTCAATACCCTCACGTTGCATTTATGATCCACTTGTTCAAAAAAGGAAACCAATGTGTaggatgttttttattttttaattcttgtaccttttttgtttccttttgtgttcattttgGAGAGTTGTAAGctttaaatttaagttaaaacttacttttctcttttgttcttctcttcttcaagtTTGTTAGAATTAAACCAATAGAATACAATAATAAAGAATAACTTTTTGAATGTCGTGTACCGAAACATGTTCGCTAAAAACCAaatattatgtatatataattgagaGGTGACATCTTTATTGGTATGAAATTTTTCGAGTGAAACTAACAGAAAAGATATGTGGATTTATGtctaaagtagacaatatcatgtcattatgaagatatgtatatatttgtTGTTCCCAACGATGAGTCATGGCCCGATTAGGTCGAGTTGGTATAATGCTTGGGTGTCAGGTAAAAAAGGTGATTGTGAGAGTTTAATGACTTAGACATGTGGAGATTTGTAGTTATGCTATGTTTGGACGATGATATGCTCTAGAGAAatggaataaataataattgaagggAGACAGGTaagaaatcactacaagaGGAGTAAGATTCGAATTAACTTGttatcgaatatctcaagacaagaacacttgtttgagattcaaatcactccacaagtaagattaatcatgtcgagcttgaatgattctacatgcaaactaaactacatagaattgcaaagaaaggaaagcacaaatgcttcttttactacatttttcaagtttatttaCAAAGTTAACATACATGTCTTTATATggtctcaaaatgaaaattcttaAATGCAGTCCAAAAGAGCAAATAAAAAGTCGATCATGActctaaattctaaattatgatccacccaaaatttaaaataatgaaacttcattcttgtTCGATGTGAttaaattgaaacatcttttaataattttgacaatatttttttcacatcttttttgaagtttatactacatgattgatgtcttggttcatatcataaacTATAAAACCTTTGTGCAAagggagaattgttgggaaCGGAAAAGAATATATCCATTGGAAAACCTTGTAATTACTgagtttattatttgattacttctatttgtaatttataatatcTATGTAAAGgtatataatatatggatAATTTAATGATTCAAGATTAGGAGTTTAGATTTCTACGGATTGAAAGTCTACCATCATTATACTCTCTTATGCAAACATAAACATTTAAAGCTTCACATGTTAGAAAACgtctttaaaacaacaaaacaaaaatactaaataaaacattaaaagtaaaaacattcTATATTAATCTAGtcttaacaaaataaaatatcacaaTCTTATGCACATATGTCTCTACTTgcaatgtcgtcgtcagccgtacatggGTACTTTGCCTTTACCTGAGAAGTAGCAcacgacttgagtattttaagaaataatcagtaattgaccccactattggggtcagGGAATGCAAaaacatgcaactcatgatctagggacctatcgttaaaaTCATTATAGAGGTGGCCTCCAGCTtggacaaaattggatgtgtaataCTTCCTTACACACGACCTACACGTGTGAGCATGAATCCCTAGGTGGTTCGCACCCCTTTGGACCCATCATAGTTGAGCTAGTTGTCCATAGCGATATCTGGAGGTCAGCAAACCCTTGAGTGCTATGCGAgacatgatgatcatcatcatagtgtacgcgtccgtactcatcatcatcaatggGGAAGTAACCCGATGTATATGTACACACAAAATGCCTAAGgtctatatatttttcatctttaaatcatctttaTGGCACAACCGTATATACCGTTCACATATTACTCTAAGTAACATGCATGCCTTGGCCTTCATatgttcatcatcattaacattaacaAGAGTTGTGTCTTAGAAAAAATCATCGTGATAATGCATCATGACAttttgtaacgcccctaattttctataCCCTAATTAGCGACGTTACCTTATACTCGTCTAATCAACAGGACAAGAGTTCACGTGAGACAGTCTCAATAACGATAATGCATTCATCAATATAAGCAGTTCATACCTAGGAAAACAATAACGACAACCTAGCCTAGAAGTAATCAACGGAGAACTAGAGGAAACAACCGCAAAACTATGAATCCAACAAGGCGCCTACGACACTACAGACTCTCCTCAAAATTTCCATGGCCCTTCGCATCAACTACCGTCagccgtacatgggagccttgcccttacctgaaaata is a window from the Cucurbita pepo subsp. pepo cultivar mu-cu-16 chromosome LG07, ASM280686v2, whole genome shotgun sequence genome containing:
- the LOC111798162 gene encoding WAT1-related protein At4g30420-like — encoded protein: MGVVEEYLPAIAMLGLQAIYAIVTLISRAALLEGMSPRVFIVYRQAFATLSIAPVAYFSSSKSMKLSLDFKSFYLIFLAALAGTTINLNFFYEGLFLASSSLATAMENLIPAMTFLIAAMVGMESVKMKNLRSMAKIGGTVVCMGGAMFMAFLRGPKLLNATQGFGVKSAIFDVESGSHEAWLLGSLSLLGSCVCWSIWLILQVPAMESYPDKLSLSAWTCFFSLIQSVAFTLWVEGANVETWKIHSNTELICYLFSGIFGSGVAYYLQAWGISKRGPVFSAVFIPFCTIITTVLAAIFLHEEIYSGSLLGGVVVIIGLYVFLWGKANEGVKEEDKERSRIEKQEDCESNSVDKNSYKIDMEEPLLKGCTDHIDN